One genomic window of Elaeis guineensis isolate ETL-2024a chromosome 2, EG11, whole genome shotgun sequence includes the following:
- the LOC105052798 gene encoding transcription factor MYB114-like encodes MGNLRAEVQRPGVRKGAWSEEEDRLLRKCIEKYGEGKWRHVPQMAGLRRCRKRCRLRWLNYLRRRINRATFAEEETDLIVKLHKLLGNRWSLIVGRLPGRTANDIKNYWNTHLGKKVEVENKKAQPRADAREACLLTRKVEVSPYVRVNCREALKRTGIGLLKIKKKA; translated from the exons ATGGGTAATTTGCGTGCCGAAGTCCAACGTCCGGGTGTTCGCAAAGGAGCATGGAGTGAAGAAGAGGACAGGCTTCTGAGGAAGTGCATTGAGAAATATGGAGAAGGGAAGTGGCGCCATGTTCCACAAATGGCAG GCCTCAGAAGGTGCCGAAAGCGCTGCCGACTGCGTTGGTTGAACTATCTCCGCCGTAGGATCAACAGGGCGACATTTGCCGAGGAAGAAACAGATCTTATCGTTAAGCTTCATAAGCTCTTGGGCAACAG GTGGTCGTTAATTGTGGGGAGGCTTCCAGGCAGGACAGCAAATGACATCAAGAACTACTGGAACACTCACCTGGGCAAGAAGGTAGAAGTTGAAAATAAGAAGGCGCAGCCCCGTGCTGATGCCCGA gaagcatgcctcctcactcgAAAGGTAGAGGTCTCACCTTATGTCCGTGTAAATTGTCGTGAAGCTCTTAAAAGAACTGGTATTGGTTTACTTAAGATCAAGAAGAAGGCTTGA